A genomic stretch from Edaphobacter aggregans includes:
- a CDS encoding LytR/AlgR family response regulator transcription factor, producing MIQAVLADDEVLARQKLRQLLREIPEIEVAGEGATAAETIDLVRATKPDLLFLDVRMPDMDGFDIVGELSNGSQSLPCIIFTTAYDRYALRAFEINAVDYLLKPFTLERFRAATERALQQIKAKQQNPHAHAAKSQNGSPYTTRIVFKSKGRILFLPVSEICWIGAEENYVRICTQSETHLLRETMAHLEEKLDPSTFLRVHRSSIVNLQYVKEVRPEVDGEYGVLLNNGQKISMSRSYRSRIKYWLDR from the coding sequence ATGATTCAGGCTGTTTTAGCAGATGATGAGGTCCTGGCACGACAGAAGCTACGCCAGCTCCTCCGCGAGATACCTGAGATAGAAGTCGCCGGTGAAGGCGCAACCGCAGCGGAAACGATTGATCTGGTGCGTGCCACCAAACCCGACCTCCTCTTCCTCGACGTTCGTATGCCAGACATGGACGGCTTCGACATCGTCGGTGAACTCTCCAACGGCTCACAGTCCCTCCCCTGCATCATCTTCACTACGGCCTACGACCGCTACGCCCTGCGCGCCTTTGAGATCAATGCCGTCGACTATCTACTGAAGCCCTTTACCCTGGAGCGATTCCGCGCCGCAACCGAGCGTGCCCTGCAGCAAATCAAAGCCAAGCAGCAGAACCCCCACGCCCACGCCGCAAAAAGCCAGAACGGGTCTCCTTACACGACACGCATCGTCTTCAAGTCCAAGGGCCGCATTCTGTTCCTCCCCGTATCGGAGATCTGCTGGATCGGCGCCGAAGAAAACTACGTACGCATCTGCACTCAGAGCGAGACACATCTGCTGCGCGAGACGATGGCCCACCTCGAAGAGAAGCTCGACCCCAGCACATTCCTGCGCGTCCATCGCTCCTCTATCGTCAACCTTCAGTATGTCAAAGAGGTAAGGCCCGAAGTCGACGGCGAATACGGCGTCCTGCTCAATAACGGCCAGAAGATCTCCATGAGCCGCAGCTATCGCTCTCGCATCAAATACTGGCTCGATCGCTAA
- a CDS encoding sensor histidine kinase: MHPAVFIGAAVSLGCLFALQEWISSRFWNYQIHLGLLLQAWGVQYFIWGVICWVIWWKLNPQINNATLRTMLTFFLPLSIAVGVFEEMIWILIFPTLPHGRPPMPYWRRLAFVLDGEMIDNIVLFWCAFFLFRGLGYYQRFREKERAESQLQSQLVQAQMRALRMQLNPHFLFNTMNGISSLMRSDVQAADLMLEQLSRLLRITLHRGEAQFITLSDEMEFIEMYLAMQDRRFAGRVRQQMSIDPHLHDAIVPTMILQPIVENAYAHGLSKLNSEGLLHIEATADGSRLCLSVTNNGLGLHLTPPNGKSKGVGLTNVQDRLRMHYGDNHSFSITEIKNNTVQVIVTLPLQLSERPIEKSTRYGVS; the protein is encoded by the coding sequence ATGCATCCAGCCGTATTCATCGGAGCGGCGGTCTCGCTGGGTTGCCTCTTCGCCCTGCAGGAGTGGATTAGTTCGCGCTTCTGGAACTATCAGATCCATCTGGGTCTCCTTCTCCAGGCCTGGGGAGTCCAGTACTTCATCTGGGGTGTTATTTGCTGGGTTATTTGGTGGAAACTCAACCCCCAGATCAATAACGCGACCCTCCGCACCATGCTCACATTCTTCCTTCCACTGAGCATTGCCGTCGGCGTCTTCGAAGAGATGATCTGGATCCTTATCTTCCCGACGCTTCCTCATGGCCGCCCTCCCATGCCGTACTGGCGCCGTCTGGCTTTTGTTCTCGACGGCGAGATGATCGACAACATCGTCCTCTTCTGGTGCGCTTTCTTCCTCTTCCGTGGTCTCGGTTACTACCAGCGTTTCCGCGAGAAAGAGAGAGCAGAATCCCAGCTGCAATCACAGCTTGTTCAGGCGCAGATGCGGGCACTACGGATGCAGCTCAATCCGCACTTTCTTTTCAATACGATGAACGGCATCTCCAGCCTCATGCGGAGCGACGTTCAGGCGGCAGATCTAATGCTGGAACAACTTAGCCGTCTCCTCCGTATCACTCTTCACCGGGGCGAAGCCCAATTCATTACCCTGAGCGACGAGATGGAGTTCATTGAGATGTACCTGGCTATGCAGGACCGCAGATTCGCCGGTCGAGTACGACAACAGATGTCGATTGATCCACATCTGCACGACGCCATCGTGCCAACGATGATCCTCCAGCCCATCGTCGAGAACGCTTACGCTCACGGTCTCTCCAAGCTGAACAGCGAAGGTCTGCTTCACATTGAAGCTACTGCCGATGGCTCCCGACTCTGCCTATCTGTTACGAACAATGGTCTTGGTTTGCATCTCACCCCGCCGAATGGAAAAAGCAAGGGAGTAGGTCTGACCAATGTGCAGGATCGTCTACGGATGCACTATGGCGACAATCACAGCTTTTCCATCACTGAGATCAAAAACAATACCGTTCAAGTAATTGTTACGCTCCCTCTCCAGCTCTCCGAACGTCCAATAGAGAAATCTACTAGGTACGGTGTGTCATGA
- a CDS encoding tetratricopeptide repeat protein, which produces MQTLPRTLHIPILLTLLAYVVYIPSSHGLSPDEEKVAKLQTDAQHGAVKAELELAAHYMTGNGVPQDARLAALWYEKAAQSGDPDAQNQIGYFYQDGIGVPVDLVRARHWFQLAAASGSPAGRLNLGVLYLAGLGVPKDINFAMQLFEEDARRGNGTAAAYLGTIYYFGMAGSPDVAAAEKWYERGVKLHDPIAGYDLGSLFSTDPVHPHDIPKAVSLLRESAQAGYVPSMHSLGLLLLNHPELEQTTNEALTVVQAAADAGEWRSSVLLGIIARDGKAGPVDRKSAILHFQIAVLQGGGEAEHLLRYDINKLNASLEPEERASLNSAAQAWYAQHRSPKKFIVKDPEVAKFFPLPTNVDVMKGTSTSTHAQPAGVADPLASVSDHKQKTESRGFLPDL; this is translated from the coding sequence ATGCAGACCTTACCGAGGACACTTCATATTCCCATCCTGCTGACACTCTTGGCGTATGTCGTATACATCCCATCCAGCCACGGCCTCTCTCCGGACGAGGAGAAGGTCGCCAAGCTTCAAACCGACGCACAACACGGCGCCGTCAAGGCAGAGCTTGAACTTGCCGCACACTACATGACCGGAAATGGAGTGCCCCAGGACGCACGGCTCGCCGCACTCTGGTACGAGAAGGCCGCTCAAAGCGGAGATCCCGATGCGCAGAACCAGATCGGTTACTTCTACCAGGACGGCATTGGTGTTCCCGTCGACCTCGTTCGCGCACGGCATTGGTTTCAGCTTGCAGCAGCCTCAGGCTCTCCTGCTGGAAGGCTTAACCTCGGGGTGCTTTATCTTGCAGGTCTCGGGGTGCCCAAGGACATCAACTTTGCCATGCAGCTTTTTGAAGAGGACGCTCGACGCGGAAACGGCACCGCCGCCGCCTATCTCGGTACGATCTACTACTTTGGAATGGCAGGCTCACCCGACGTGGCAGCTGCGGAAAAGTGGTACGAGCGTGGCGTCAAGCTACACGATCCTATTGCCGGGTACGATCTTGGCTCCCTCTTCTCGACTGACCCTGTCCACCCCCACGACATCCCCAAAGCAGTCAGCCTCCTACGCGAATCAGCTCAGGCCGGCTATGTTCCGTCCATGCATTCACTTGGACTCTTGTTGCTCAACCATCCTGAATTGGAGCAAACTACCAACGAAGCACTGACCGTTGTGCAGGCCGCTGCAGACGCCGGAGAGTGGAGGTCGTCCGTCCTCCTTGGTATCATCGCCCGCGACGGCAAGGCTGGCCCTGTCGACCGCAAGTCAGCGATCCTCCACTTCCAGATCGCAGTGCTTCAGGGGGGAGGAGAGGCCGAGCATCTGTTACGTTACGACATCAACAAACTCAACGCCAGCCTCGAACCAGAGGAACGGGCATCGCTCAACTCTGCGGCCCAGGCATGGTATGCGCAGCACCGGTCTCCGAAGAAGTTCATCGTCAAAGATCCAGAGGTCGCGAAATTCTTCCCTCTGCCCACCAACGTGGACGTCATGAAGGGGACCTCAACTAGTACCCACGCACAACCCGCAGGTGTAGCAGACCCATTAGCTTCCGTGAGCGATCATAAACAAAAGACAGAAAGTCGAGGATTCTTACCTGACCTTTAA
- a CDS encoding alpha-L-arabinofuranosidase C-terminal domain-containing protein has product MSRLRNFLAAGLWTCVVTTLLAQTPNGTLNIQVDKSVGASSPILHGLMTEEINYSYDGGLYAELIRNRTFQDDASSPVHWSIAANDKNAATIDIDKTTGPSTALPLSLKVSVAAASTTDPAGVQNDGFWGIAVRPHTQYKASFYAKADAGFSGPLKISLIDNSTGVSAASAVIPSLSQEWKRYSVVLTTKDVKPSAANHFALTTTHPGTFWLQLVSVFPPTYANRSNGNRQDIMELLAAMKPSFLRLPGGNYLEGDHIPERYEWKKTIGPLVDRPTHPSPWRYHSSDGLGLLEFLEWCEDLKMQPLLAVYAGYSMKQEHIDAGPALEPYVQDALDEIEYVSGGTDTKWGAIRARDGHPKPFALKYVEVGNEDWFDKSKSYDARFAQFYDAIKKSHSEIQVIATTQVTSRQPDVLDDHYYRKAEQFFDDVHHYDKTSRTGTKIMVGEWATREGEPTPDFNAALGDAAWMTGMERNSDVIIMHSYAPLFVNVNPGGMQWKTDLIGYDAMSSYGSPSYYAQVMFSNHRGTQIVDSTLTNADKRVFYSVTSDPTKGVLYLKLVNATATKQQLDINLNGAKHIALSAKLTTLHASSPTETNSITEPRKIVPTDSSLSNVSSHFSHDLPPYSIQVVELNVR; this is encoded by the coding sequence ATGTCCAGACTTAGAAATTTTCTGGCCGCAGGTTTATGGACGTGTGTTGTAACCACGCTTCTCGCACAAACTCCTAACGGAACTCTTAACATCCAGGTGGATAAATCCGTCGGCGCATCGAGCCCTATCCTTCACGGCCTGATGACAGAGGAGATCAACTACTCCTACGATGGCGGCCTCTACGCCGAGTTGATAAGAAACCGGACCTTTCAGGATGACGCATCCTCACCCGTCCATTGGTCGATCGCAGCAAACGATAAGAACGCAGCTACCATAGACATCGATAAGACGACAGGCCCAAGCACTGCTTTGCCCTTGAGCCTCAAGGTATCGGTCGCCGCCGCCAGCACAACAGATCCAGCGGGCGTGCAGAACGATGGATTCTGGGGCATCGCCGTTCGTCCGCACACGCAGTACAAGGCATCCTTCTATGCAAAAGCTGATGCAGGCTTCTCCGGCCCACTCAAGATCAGCCTCATCGACAACAGCACCGGCGTATCAGCGGCGTCTGCGGTCATTCCCTCACTGAGCCAGGAATGGAAGCGCTACAGCGTGGTGCTTACCACTAAAGACGTCAAACCCTCTGCAGCAAATCACTTCGCCCTCACCACGACCCATCCCGGAACTTTCTGGCTGCAACTCGTCTCTGTTTTTCCGCCCACCTACGCTAACCGCAGCAACGGAAATCGCCAGGACATCATGGAGCTTCTTGCCGCCATGAAGCCGTCTTTCCTGCGTCTCCCCGGGGGAAACTACCTCGAAGGCGATCATATCCCTGAGCGATATGAGTGGAAGAAGACGATCGGCCCCTTGGTAGATCGCCCAACCCACCCCAGCCCATGGCGTTACCACTCCTCCGACGGCCTCGGCCTCCTGGAGTTTTTAGAGTGGTGCGAAGACCTCAAGATGCAGCCACTCCTCGCGGTCTATGCCGGCTATTCCATGAAGCAGGAGCACATAGATGCTGGTCCAGCTCTCGAGCCCTACGTGCAGGATGCTCTCGATGAGATCGAATACGTCAGCGGCGGCACCGACACAAAATGGGGAGCCATCCGGGCCCGGGACGGCCACCCAAAACCCTTCGCTCTCAAGTATGTTGAGGTAGGCAACGAAGACTGGTTCGATAAGTCGAAGAGCTACGACGCTCGATTCGCGCAGTTCTATGATGCGATCAAGAAGAGCCATTCTGAGATCCAGGTGATCGCAACCACGCAGGTCACGTCGCGCCAGCCAGACGTACTCGATGACCACTACTACCGCAAGGCCGAACAGTTCTTCGACGACGTGCACCACTACGACAAAACAAGCCGAACCGGAACCAAAATCATGGTAGGAGAGTGGGCCACCCGCGAAGGCGAACCCACACCGGACTTCAACGCCGCTCTCGGAGACGCTGCCTGGATGACCGGCATGGAACGCAACAGCGACGTAATCATCATGCACAGCTACGCGCCGTTGTTCGTCAACGTAAACCCCGGTGGCATGCAATGGAAAACAGACCTTATCGGCTACGATGCCATGTCCAGCTACGGCTCACCTAGCTACTACGCACAAGTAATGTTCAGCAATCACCGCGGGACCCAGATCGTCGACTCGACCCTCACCAACGCCGATAAACGTGTCTTCTACTCCGTCACAAGCGATCCCACAAAGGGTGTTCTCTATCTGAAGCTTGTCAACGCAACCGCGACAAAGCAGCAGCTCGACATCAATCTAAACGGAGCGAAGCACATAGCTCTATCCGCAAAACTCACTACGCTCCACGCTTCTTCTCCCACCGAGACAAACAGCATCACGGAGCCGAGGAAAATTGTTCCAACCGACTCTTCCTTGAGCAACGTATCGAGTCACTTCTCTCACGACCTGCCGCCCTACTCGATTCAAGTCGTCGAGCTCAACGTTCGTTAG
- a CDS encoding aldehyde dehydrogenase (NADP(+)) — MDVAKVLIAGDWRKANSDSTFQAENPATRQQLPTPFPISNWKDCDDALAAASHAAQDLRKIEPERIAAFLEAYANNIESSAAQLIEAAHEETALPISPRLKDVELPRTVNQLRQAAAAAREESWKHAALDLKLNIRSCFAPIGPVVVLGPNNFPFAFNGVSGGDFAAAIAVGNPVIAKAHPLHPNTTRLLAEEALKALATAGLPMATVQMIYQLSNEDGLRLMSDPRVGAIAFTGSRPVGLRLKEAAESAGTPVYLEMSSINPVIFLPGALAERGDQLAQELADSCLAGSGQFCTSPNLILLPQSDATETLLQKVATIFKDRPSQPLLSSGGREHLSQGVTALRDAGAQLVTGGDIADGPGYRYANTLLRTTAQHFLSSNKALQREVFGNATLAVTATDPAQLLEVIQSLEGNLTGSIYSSNSGTDDVVYDQLAPALRQHVGRLLNDKMPTGVAVSPAMNHGGPYPSTSHPGFTAVGIPTSLTRFAALQCYDNVRQSRLPNVLKDKIENPATWRLIDGTWVQG, encoded by the coding sequence ATGGATGTAGCAAAGGTATTGATCGCAGGAGACTGGCGCAAAGCAAACTCCGACAGTACGTTTCAAGCCGAGAATCCCGCAACAAGACAACAGCTCCCGACACCCTTCCCCATAAGCAATTGGAAAGATTGTGACGACGCGCTCGCAGCCGCGTCCCATGCCGCGCAGGACCTGCGCAAGATTGAACCTGAACGCATCGCTGCCTTTCTGGAAGCCTATGCCAACAACATTGAGTCTTCTGCGGCACAACTCATAGAAGCCGCTCACGAAGAGACAGCCCTTCCCATCAGCCCAAGACTCAAGGATGTGGAACTACCTCGGACAGTAAACCAACTGAGGCAAGCCGCAGCAGCAGCACGAGAAGAATCCTGGAAGCACGCGGCTCTCGATCTCAAGCTGAACATTCGTTCTTGTTTCGCACCCATAGGCCCGGTTGTCGTTCTCGGCCCGAACAACTTCCCGTTCGCCTTTAACGGCGTCAGCGGCGGCGATTTTGCTGCAGCCATCGCGGTCGGCAATCCTGTCATCGCCAAAGCCCACCCTCTCCATCCCAACACCACGCGTCTTTTGGCAGAGGAAGCCCTGAAAGCTCTCGCAACAGCGGGCCTCCCCATGGCAACAGTCCAGATGATCTATCAACTCAGCAACGAAGATGGCCTGCGTTTAATGAGCGATCCGCGGGTAGGCGCCATCGCCTTCACCGGAAGCCGGCCCGTAGGTCTTCGCCTGAAAGAAGCGGCCGAGTCAGCAGGCACACCCGTTTACCTGGAGATGTCCAGCATCAACCCGGTCATTTTCTTACCCGGCGCACTCGCAGAACGTGGCGATCAGCTGGCGCAAGAGCTAGCAGATAGTTGCCTCGCTGGATCGGGCCAGTTCTGCACCAGCCCCAATCTCATTCTTCTGCCTCAAAGCGATGCGACGGAGACTCTTCTGCAAAAGGTCGCGACGATCTTCAAAGATCGCCCCTCGCAGCCGCTGCTCTCATCCGGTGGCCGCGAACACCTGTCACAAGGAGTTACAGCATTGCGCGATGCAGGCGCTCAGCTCGTCACAGGAGGAGACATCGCCGACGGCCCCGGCTACCGCTACGCCAACACCCTCCTGCGCACTACAGCACAACACTTCCTCTCCTCCAACAAGGCCCTCCAGCGCGAGGTATTCGGCAACGCCACGCTGGCTGTAACTGCGACCGATCCTGCTCAGTTGCTTGAAGTCATCCAGTCGCTCGAAGGCAATCTAACGGGAAGCATTTACTCGTCCAACTCCGGAACAGACGACGTAGTCTACGATCAACTCGCGCCAGCACTCCGCCAGCACGTAGGCAGACTGCTGAACGACAAGATGCCAACCGGCGTTGCAGTAAGCCCGGCAATGAACCATGGAGGCCCCTATCCCTCCACCTCGCACCCGGGCTTTACCGCGGTCGGTATTCCCACCTCGCTGACGCGATTTGCAGCACTGCAGTGCTATGACAACGTCCGCCAGAGCCGCCTGCCCAACGTGCTCAAAGATAAAATCGAAAATCCCGCGACCTGGCGCCTGATCGATGGAACCTGGGTCCAGGGTTGA
- a CDS encoding amidohydrolase family protein codes for MHLASRRTLTAHAFVSAFLLTVFAAAGHAAPPAKPKLITISEGTDTQITVSPDHKIIIADLQGLLFSMPITGGSAKQLTTPEQEASHPDWSSKGDLVAFQSYSGGTFHIWTMHPDGSGLKQITTGHGDDREPRISPDGKQIAFASDRAFKGSYDIWTVDIATGALKQLTSSEADEFGPAWSPDGSQIAFVSGTGIQGKTIEAITLATGKQTTAVTSIPAGRVEAPSFSPDGKSLAYVQFHGVGMFMNTAELNITGATTYTGKAEDTFPFPAVWLSGTELLYTADGHILRTSLSDKPETPIPFTATIKSIRPQYPHKAYDFDATTAHQVKGIYAPALSPDGKQIAFVALNQLYLMTIGSAPVALTHDTFYKQGPAWSPDGKTLAYVSDRDGIENIYLHDTSAPDTSADKQVSPSKTAQIMPAWSPDGKLIAFQDQTGATLLVDVTTGATRPLAPLTFFPGRPAFSANGKTVAIATIKPYTKRFREGTSSILTVDLATGKTEFFAPAPFESITTRTEDGPIYSPNGKEMAFVMDDLLYTMPVDAAGHPSGTAVKLNDETTDAPTWSGDSSKLLYLNNGELKLINRATGAVTPVPLTLTFTPAKPQQKLLIHATRFWKGSGPDEQTDVDILVTDNRITSVTPHSSTPPAGVTRTIEAADSTVMPGLFENHAHPDSDNSIYYGDRMGRLWLIYGVTELRGIADNAYRALQHREAYTSGAAIGPRLFTTAEAVDGERVYYPMMIPTTSEAQLHREFDRLKALDFDFVKLYVRLPYAWAEQGIQFAHSQMGVETASHYLLPAVALGEDGMSHLSATARTGWAYSRSLTGKSYSDVTTLLPESGMWTISTTFAQAQYGEDPSMATDPRQSVSPPWENARLKLSLHTAQTTDQASAYQHLKDEEATITKVLNANGLILAGTDSPLDLPSTSLHLNLRAQVKYGRAPWQALETATILPAKAYGLTKDLGTIEPGHLADLIIVSGNPLKNINDTARVQCVMKNGQLQSVATIMAPFAKSTIGDDICPTTPQKP; via the coding sequence ATGCACCTTGCATCACGCCGCACGCTGACTGCCCACGCCTTCGTCTCGGCCTTCCTCCTTACCGTCTTCGCTGCAGCCGGCCACGCAGCACCCCCCGCAAAGCCAAAGCTCATCACCATCTCCGAAGGCACCGACACGCAGATCACCGTCTCCCCAGATCACAAAATCATCATCGCGGACCTGCAAGGCCTCCTCTTCTCGATGCCCATCACCGGCGGTTCCGCAAAGCAGCTCACGACTCCAGAGCAGGAAGCCTCTCACCCTGATTGGTCTTCCAAAGGTGACCTCGTCGCCTTCCAGTCGTACTCCGGGGGCACCTTCCACATCTGGACCATGCATCCCGACGGCTCTGGCCTCAAGCAAATCACGACCGGCCACGGCGACGACCGCGAACCCCGCATCTCGCCCGATGGCAAACAGATCGCCTTCGCATCTGACCGCGCATTCAAGGGCAGCTACGACATCTGGACCGTCGACATCGCCACAGGCGCACTCAAGCAGCTCACCAGCAGTGAAGCCGACGAGTTCGGACCGGCCTGGTCGCCCGACGGCTCGCAGATCGCCTTCGTTAGCGGCACAGGAATCCAAGGCAAGACCATTGAAGCTATCACGCTCGCCACCGGCAAACAAACCACTGCCGTCACCAGCATCCCCGCAGGTCGCGTCGAAGCCCCCAGCTTCTCACCCGACGGAAAATCCCTTGCCTATGTTCAGTTCCACGGCGTCGGCATGTTCATGAACACCGCCGAGCTCAACATCACTGGCGCGACCACCTACACCGGCAAGGCCGAAGACACATTCCCCTTCCCAGCGGTCTGGCTCTCGGGCACAGAGCTCCTCTACACCGCCGACGGCCACATCTTACGCACCAGCCTTTCCGACAAGCCCGAGACGCCCATCCCCTTCACGGCCACCATCAAATCCATCCGCCCTCAGTACCCGCATAAGGCCTACGACTTCGACGCAACCACCGCGCACCAAGTGAAAGGCATCTACGCGCCCGCGCTCTCGCCAGACGGCAAGCAGATCGCCTTCGTGGCCCTGAACCAGCTCTACCTCATGACCATCGGCAGCGCGCCTGTCGCACTCACTCACGACACCTTCTACAAGCAAGGTCCGGCTTGGTCGCCCGACGGCAAGACCCTCGCCTATGTCTCCGACCGCGACGGCATCGAGAACATCTACCTCCACGACACCTCCGCCCCTGACACTTCCGCTGACAAGCAGGTCTCCCCCAGCAAGACCGCCCAGATCATGCCCGCCTGGTCGCCCGACGGCAAACTCATCGCCTTTCAGGACCAGACCGGAGCCACACTCCTCGTTGACGTAACCACCGGAGCCACCAGGCCCCTCGCACCACTGACCTTCTTCCCCGGCCGCCCCGCCTTCTCAGCCAACGGAAAGACAGTCGCCATTGCCACGATCAAGCCCTACACCAAGCGTTTCCGCGAAGGCACCAGTTCTATCCTCACCGTAGATCTCGCCACCGGCAAAACTGAGTTCTTCGCTCCCGCTCCCTTCGAATCCATCACCACCCGCACCGAAGATGGCCCCATTTACTCCCCCAACGGAAAAGAGATGGCCTTCGTCATGGACGATCTCCTCTACACCATGCCCGTCGATGCCGCTGGTCATCCCTCCGGCACAGCCGTCAAGCTCAATGATGAGACAACCGACGCGCCCACATGGTCTGGCGACTCCTCCAAACTCCTTTATCTCAACAACGGCGAGCTCAAGCTCATCAATCGTGCCACCGGAGCCGTCACACCCGTCCCCCTCACCCTGACCTTTACTCCGGCCAAGCCCCAACAAAAGCTCCTCATCCATGCCACCCGCTTCTGGAAGGGCTCCGGCCCCGACGAACAAACCGACGTGGACATCCTTGTCACGGACAATCGCATCACCAGCGTCACGCCGCACAGCTCTACTCCCCCCGCAGGCGTAACTCGCACCATCGAAGCCGCCGACTCCACCGTCATGCCCGGCCTCTTCGAGAACCACGCCCACCCCGACTCCGACAACTCCATCTACTACGGCGACCGCATGGGCCGTCTCTGGCTCATCTACGGCGTCACCGAACTGCGCGGCATCGCTGACAACGCCTATCGCGCCCTCCAGCACCGTGAGGCCTACACCTCAGGAGCAGCCATCGGTCCACGTCTCTTCACTACAGCCGAAGCCGTCGACGGGGAGCGCGTCTACTACCCGATGATGATCCCCACTACCTCCGAGGCCCAGCTCCATCGCGAGTTCGACCGCCTCAAGGCCCTGGACTTCGACTTCGTCAAACTCTACGTCCGGCTGCCCTACGCCTGGGCCGAGCAGGGCATCCAATTCGCTCACAGCCAGATGGGCGTCGAGACCGCCTCACACTATCTCTTACCCGCCGTCGCTCTCGGCGAAGACGGTATGTCGCACCTCTCCGCTACCGCACGCACAGGTTGGGCTTACTCCCGCTCTCTCACCGGCAAGAGCTACTCCGACGTCACAACGCTGCTCCCCGAATCCGGCATGTGGACGATTTCGACCACCTTCGCACAAGCCCAATACGGTGAAGACCCGTCGATGGCCACCGATCCCCGCCAGTCCGTCTCGCCGCCGTGGGAGAACGCACGCCTCAAGCTGTCCCTCCACACCGCCCAGACAACAGATCAGGCGTCTGCCTACCAACACCTCAAAGACGAAGAAGCCACCATCACGAAGGTCCTCAACGCCAACGGTCTTATCCTCGCCGGCACCGACTCCCCTCTCGACCTACCAAGCACCTCGCTGCACCTGAACCTACGCGCCCAGGTCAAATATGGCCGGGCCCCGTGGCAAGCCCTTGAGACCGCGACCATCCTTCCTGCAAAAGCCTACGGTCTCACAAAAGATCTCGGCACCATCGAGCCCGGTCACCTCGCCGACCTCATCATCGTCTCCGGCAACCCCCTCAAAAACATCAACGACACCGCCCGTGTCCAGTGCGTCATGAAAAACGGCCAGCTTCAATCCGTCGCCACCATCATGGCGCCATTTGCCAAGTCCACCATCGGCGATGACATCTGTCCCACCACTCCGCAAAAGCCGTGA